The Halorhabdus sp. BNX81 genome includes a region encoding these proteins:
- a CDS encoding bifunctional precorrin-2 dehydrogenase/sirohydrochlorin ferrochelatase yields MIPLLHDFSDSRVLVFGGGPVGARKARRFDHEAEVVVVAPEFADADFGEATLERASPDPTEVSEWLDRIEPALVVAATDDGAVNAAVERAAEDRGVLVNRADHSGERAPGAVVLPAIARDDPVVVGISTQGGAPAVSGVLREEIEREIDGAGALARFVGDLRERFADQGVDGPHRRNALRAIARSDRIRALVADGQTDQAREVAETVLTEVRNSGE; encoded by the coding sequence ATGATTCCCCTGCTCCACGATTTCAGCGATTCCCGCGTGCTCGTCTTCGGCGGTGGGCCCGTCGGCGCACGGAAGGCCCGCCGGTTCGACCACGAGGCCGAGGTCGTCGTCGTGGCCCCCGAGTTCGCGGACGCCGACTTTGGCGAGGCGACACTTGAGCGTGCCAGTCCCGATCCGACGGAGGTGTCGGAGTGGCTCGACCGGATCGAGCCGGCGCTCGTCGTCGCAGCCACCGACGATGGGGCCGTCAACGCAGCCGTCGAGCGTGCTGCCGAAGATCGAGGAGTACTGGTCAACCGCGCGGATCACTCCGGGGAACGAGCACCGGGAGCGGTGGTGTTGCCGGCGATCGCCCGCGACGACCCGGTCGTCGTCGGCATCTCGACCCAAGGGGGAGCCCCGGCAGTGAGTGGCGTCCTGCGTGAGGAGATCGAACGGGAGATCGACGGCGCTGGCGCGCTTGCGAGATTCGTCGGCGATCTGCGCGAGCGATTCGCCGACCAGGGCGTCGACGGCCCGCACCGACGCAACGCGCTCAGAGCTATCGCGCGGTCGGATCGCATCCGTGCGCTCGTCGCCGACGGACAGACCGACCAGGCGCGCGAGGTCGCCGAGACGGTTCTCACGGAAGTCCGAAACAGCGGTGAATGA
- a CDS encoding anthranilate phosphoribosyltransferase has product MSDYAEWPLKRLMTEVVGSGTKSAEDMTREQATEAMERILDDEPDPTTLGAFWLANRWKHNTSEELAAYVDVMADCVETGVPDVDPVDCGANYDGKERTAILGVAAGVVAAAAGTPVVVHSGDRVPTQKCDAYKHVLDELGVRTELQPDESAAMVEETGFGFYYQPAFNPAIDDLFDRRDQMGVRTFINTVETLANPAGASVHLGSFYHLSFAKKVVETFERSVSHDLDRVIMFQGMEGYDDIRPGYTKFAEWTEADGFEGDEIETAAYGMDFETDDLAVDDVAGDSARLTREVLAGDRTDRWHDAVALNAAVRIYAGGDVDTLDAGLDAARTAIDDGSAAGVLADLRGF; this is encoded by the coding sequence ATGAGCGACTACGCCGAGTGGCCCCTGAAGCGGCTGATGACCGAAGTGGTCGGCTCCGGGACGAAGTCCGCCGAGGACATGACTCGCGAGCAGGCGACCGAGGCGATGGAACGGATTCTCGACGACGAACCCGATCCGACGACGCTGGGTGCGTTCTGGCTCGCCAACCGCTGGAAGCACAATACGAGCGAGGAACTCGCTGCCTACGTCGACGTGATGGCCGACTGCGTCGAGACGGGGGTCCCCGACGTCGATCCGGTCGACTGCGGCGCGAACTACGACGGGAAGGAGCGGACGGCGATTTTAGGTGTCGCTGCGGGCGTCGTCGCTGCCGCCGCTGGGACGCCCGTCGTCGTCCACTCCGGCGATCGCGTTCCGACCCAGAAGTGCGACGCCTACAAGCACGTTCTCGACGAACTCGGCGTCCGGACCGAACTTCAGCCCGACGAGTCCGCCGCGATGGTCGAGGAGACTGGTTTCGGGTTTTACTACCAGCCGGCGTTCAATCCCGCCATCGACGATCTCTTCGACCGCCGGGATCAGATGGGCGTCCGGACGTTCATCAACACCGTCGAGACGCTCGCCAACCCGGCCGGTGCGAGCGTTCACCTGGGCTCGTTCTATCACCTCTCCTTCGCGAAGAAGGTCGTCGAGACCTTCGAGCGGAGTGTATCTCACGATCTCGACCGCGTCATCATGTTCCAGGGGATGGAGGGTTACGACGACATCCGACCGGGCTACACGAAGTTCGCCGAGTGGACCGAAGCGGATGGTTTCGAAGGTGACGAGATCGAAACGGCTGCCTACGGCATGGACTTCGAGACCGACGACCTCGCCGTCGATGACGTGGCTGGAGACAGCGCACGCCTCACCCGCGAGGTCCTCGCCGGCGACCGGACGGATCGCTGGCACGACGCCGTCGCGCTCAACGCCGCGGTCCGGATCTACGCCGGCGGCGACGTCGACACGCTCGATGCGGGGCTCGATGCTGCCCGCACAGCCATCGACGACGGCTCGGCCGCTGGCGTTCTTGCGGACCTGCGGGGGTTCTGA
- a CDS encoding ferredoxin--nitrite reductase — translation MPTKVERWKDETYGMEIRDHLERFAEEGFDAIPEDERDAWFERFKWWGLYHQRKGQESYFMMRIGTPMGRMTPAQLRTVGEVAREYATGPVDNPEFGDAYADFTTRQSIQLHWIKIEDIPDIFDELESAGLSTIQACGDSWRNIVGSPVAGRDADELVDVWPIVEELHDRFKGNDLYTNLPRKWKVAVTGDRRGAGQGDINDLAFEPAVKEIDGEDVAGFNVNVGGGLARKEPRLARSIDVFCRPENAAEVAAGLSGLFRDYGDREDRFNARMKFLVDEWGTEKIRSVLQEEYIDYELPTAGQGLREEYDYNAGRSDAPGDYVGVHDQADGRNFVGLSVLVGRMAAADVIELADLAEEYDSEMIGLTQRQNVIVGDIADDDLDDFLAESVLENYSPDPHPFMRGSIACTGTEYCSLSIVETKNRMVRYARWLKENVPVPEGVSDFHIHLSGCTASCAQPQIADISLRGMKTRKDGEAVEAFDVGLGGGLGENPQFADWVEMRVPADEIPGYIANLLEIYEAERDGQESFREFVADREEDELTGLAEPEETSYEDPYLGNTKMTWYPYAEDEEMSASPAPTNASGEPIPTDD, via the coding sequence ATGCCCACGAAGGTCGAGCGATGGAAGGACGAAACCTACGGGATGGAGATACGCGACCACCTCGAACGATTTGCCGAAGAGGGGTTCGACGCCATCCCGGAGGACGAACGCGACGCGTGGTTCGAGCGGTTCAAATGGTGGGGACTGTACCACCAGCGGAAGGGCCAGGAGAGTTACTTCATGATGCGGATCGGGACGCCGATGGGCCGGATGACGCCCGCACAGCTCCGGACCGTCGGCGAGGTGGCCCGCGAGTACGCCACCGGCCCCGTCGACAATCCCGAGTTCGGCGACGCCTACGCCGACTTCACGACGCGCCAATCGATCCAGCTCCACTGGATCAAGATCGAAGATATCCCTGACATCTTTGACGAACTCGAATCTGCGGGTCTCTCGACGATCCAGGCGTGTGGTGACTCCTGGCGCAACATCGTCGGCTCGCCGGTCGCCGGCCGAGACGCCGACGAACTCGTCGATGTCTGGCCCATCGTCGAAGAGCTCCACGATCGTTTCAAAGGAAACGATCTCTACACGAACCTCCCCCGCAAGTGGAAGGTCGCCGTCACCGGCGACCGTCGCGGTGCCGGCCAGGGCGATATCAACGACCTCGCCTTCGAACCGGCGGTCAAGGAGATCGACGGCGAGGATGTCGCCGGCTTCAACGTCAACGTCGGCGGCGGCCTGGCCCGGAAAGAGCCCCGGCTGGCCCGCAGCATCGATGTCTTCTGCCGGCCCGAGAATGCTGCCGAGGTCGCCGCCGGCCTCTCCGGACTCTTCCGGGACTACGGCGACCGCGAGGACCGTTTCAACGCCCGGATGAAGTTCCTCGTCGACGAGTGGGGAACGGAGAAGATCCGGTCGGTGCTCCAGGAGGAGTACATCGACTACGAGTTGCCGACCGCAGGCCAGGGGCTCCGGGAGGAGTACGACTACAACGCCGGGCGGTCGGACGCACCGGGCGACTACGTCGGCGTCCACGACCAGGCCGACGGGAGGAATTTCGTCGGGCTCTCGGTGCTCGTCGGCCGGATGGCCGCCGCGGACGTCATCGAACTCGCGGATCTGGCCGAGGAATACGATTCGGAGATGATCGGCCTGACCCAGCGCCAGAACGTCATCGTGGGTGACATCGCTGACGACGATCTCGATGACTTCCTCGCGGAGTCGGTCCTCGAGAACTACTCGCCCGACCCCCATCCCTTCATGCGTGGCTCGATCGCGTGTACGGGGACCGAATACTGCTCGCTGTCGATCGTCGAGACCAAGAATCGGATGGTCCGGTACGCTCGGTGGCTCAAAGAGAACGTTCCAGTTCCTGAGGGCGTTTCGGACTTCCACATCCACCTCTCTGGGTGTACGGCCTCGTGTGCCCAGCCCCAGATCGCCGACATCAGCCTCCGCGGGATGAAGACCCGCAAGGACGGCGAGGCGGTCGAGGCCTTCGACGTCGGGCTGGGCGGCGGCCTCGGCGAGAATCCGCAGTTCGCCGACTGGGTGGAGATGCGCGTCCCGGCCGACGAGATTCCGGGCTACATCGCCAACCTGCTGGAAATCTACGAGGCAGAACGCGACGGCCAGGAGTCCTTCCGGGAGTTCGTCGCCGACCGCGAGGAGGACGAACTCACCGGCCTCGCCGAGCCCGAAGAGACGAGTTACGAGGACCCGTACCTCGGCAACACGAAGATGACGTGGTATCCCTACGCCGAGGACGAGGAGATGAGCGCCTCGCCCGCACCGACGAACGCCAGCGGCGAACCCATCCCTACGGACGATTGA
- the cobA gene encoding uroporphyrinogen-III C-methyltransferase, translating to MTTNGTVYLVGAGPGDPELLTVKARRLLDEADVVLHDSLVGDGVVDSIPDGVRVENVGKRADGERTPQAAINERLVCEASAGRDVVRLKGGDPTLFARGGEEAEHLAAHGIAFEVVPGVTSAIAGPSVVGIPATHRDHASALVVVTGHEDPTKPDSSLDWDALSRIVAAGGTLVILMGVGRLPDNVAALRAGAVDAETPVAMVERATLEDERVVTGTVETIETRAAAAGIEPPAVTVVGDVVDVRETVAHCLGEADAVAEAPLAGTTDGLAEVNRQ from the coding sequence ATGACAACGAACGGAACCGTCTACCTCGTCGGCGCGGGCCCGGGCGACCCCGAGTTACTGACGGTCAAAGCCCGCCGGCTACTCGACGAGGCCGACGTCGTCCTCCACGATTCGCTCGTGGGCGATGGCGTCGTCGACTCGATCCCCGATGGGGTCCGGGTCGAGAACGTCGGCAAGCGCGCCGACGGCGAGCGGACACCGCAGGCGGCGATCAACGAACGCCTCGTCTGTGAGGCCTCGGCCGGCCGGGATGTCGTCCGCCTGAAGGGTGGCGATCCGACGCTGTTCGCCCGCGGCGGCGAGGAGGCCGAACACCTCGCGGCCCACGGCATCGCCTTCGAGGTCGTCCCCGGTGTCACGAGCGCTATCGCCGGCCCGAGCGTAGTCGGCATCCCGGCGACCCACCGCGATCACGCCTCGGCGCTGGTCGTCGTCACCGGCCACGAGGACCCGACCAAGCCCGACTCCTCGCTCGACTGGGATGCCCTCTCGCGGATCGTCGCCGCCGGCGGCACCCTCGTGATCCTGATGGGCGTGGGTCGGCTGCCCGACAACGTGGCCGCGCTCCGGGCGGGCGCTGTCGACGCCGAGACGCCCGTCGCGATGGTCGAGCGGGCGACCCTGGAAGACGAGCGGGTCGTCACGGGCACGGTCGAGACGATCGAGACGCGTGCAGCGGCCGCGGGGATCGAACCGCCCGCCGTGACCGTCGTCGGCGACGTCGTCGACGTCCGCGAGACGGTCGCACATTGCCTGGGGGAAGCCGATGCGGTGGCCGAGGCCCCTTTGGCCGGCACGACCGACGGACTCGCGGAGGTGAACCGCCAATGA
- the serS gene encoding serine--tRNA ligase, which translates to MLSRQYVREHPGEVRETLAARGVDDVDLDAILEIDEEWRELKARGDDLRHDRNEVSSKIGELKQEGDEEAAQEAIERSQQLKDELQEVEERADELERELEERLLEIPNIPQEGVPEGEDESDNVETRRWGFEDLRDLPEDVTPHYDLGEELDILDFERGAKVSGGGFYFLKGDAARLEHALIQFMRDIHREQGYEEVFPPIPVSSESMTGTGQLPKFADDAYKLEEEDLWLCPTAEVPVTNMYRDEILLDDDLPLKHQAYTPNFRQEAGEHGTETRGIVRVHQFNKVELVNFVEPEESDDRLDGLLDEAEEVLRRLGLPYRVLDLCTGDLTFASAKTYDVEVWAPGDDMDDGPAEGGRWLEVSSASNFEDFQARRAGIRYRPERHESAEYLHTLNASGVALPRVLVAILEYYQNDDGTVTVPEALRPYLDGQELIEGQDPVGESALGAGDR; encoded by the coding sequence ATGTTATCACGCCAGTACGTCCGCGAGCACCCCGGGGAGGTTCGAGAGACCCTCGCCGCTCGCGGCGTCGACGATGTCGATCTCGACGCGATTCTGGAGATCGACGAGGAGTGGCGCGAACTGAAAGCCCGCGGCGACGACCTGCGACACGACCGCAACGAGGTCTCCTCGAAGATCGGCGAGCTCAAGCAGGAAGGTGACGAGGAAGCCGCCCAGGAAGCCATCGAGCGCTCCCAGCAGCTCAAAGACGAGCTCCAGGAGGTCGAGGAACGCGCCGACGAACTCGAGAGGGAGTTAGAAGAGCGGCTGCTGGAGATTCCCAATATCCCCCAGGAGGGCGTTCCCGAGGGCGAGGACGAAAGCGACAACGTGGAAACGCGACGGTGGGGGTTCGAGGATCTGCGGGACCTGCCCGAGGACGTCACGCCCCACTACGATCTCGGCGAAGAACTCGACATCTTGGACTTCGAACGCGGCGCGAAAGTTTCCGGCGGCGGCTTCTACTTCCTGAAGGGCGACGCCGCACGCCTCGAACACGCGCTCATCCAGTTCATGCGGGACATCCACCGCGAGCAGGGCTACGAAGAGGTATTCCCGCCGATCCCGGTCTCCAGTGAGTCGATGACCGGGACGGGCCAACTCCCGAAGTTCGCCGACGATGCCTACAAGCTCGAAGAGGAGGATCTCTGGCTGTGCCCGACCGCGGAGGTCCCGGTGACGAACATGTACCGCGACGAAATCCTGCTCGACGACGACCTCCCGCTGAAGCATCAGGCGTACACGCCCAACTTTCGGCAGGAAGCCGGCGAGCACGGCACAGAGACCCGCGGGATCGTCCGCGTCCACCAGTTCAACAAGGTCGAGTTGGTCAACTTCGTCGAGCCCGAGGAGAGCGACGACCGACTCGACGGCCTCCTCGACGAGGCCGAGGAGGTCCTCCGGCGGCTCGGTCTCCCGTATCGCGTGCTCGACCTCTGTACCGGCGATCTAACCTTCGCCTCGGCGAAGACCTACGACGTCGAGGTCTGGGCCCCTGGCGACGACATGGACGATGGACCGGCGGAAGGCGGCCGGTGGCTCGAAGTCTCCTCGGCCTCCAATTTCGAGGACTTCCAGGCCCGGCGGGCGGGCATTCGATATCGGCCTGAGCGCCACGAATCCGCGGAGTACCTCCACACGCTCAACGCCTCTGGAGTCGCACTCCCGCGGGTGCTCGTGGCGATCCTGGAGTACTACCAGAACGACGACGGGACGGTAACGGTACCGGAAGCACTCCGCCCGTATCTCGACGGCCAGGAACTGATCGAAGGGCAGGACCCGGTCGGCGAGAGTGCGCTGGGTGCCGGCGACCGATAA
- a CDS encoding ferredoxin codes for MSERDDSGGSEMGKNDDDDDVTRPSDVGGSDAPPVDAKPYKIIFEANRCFGAGKCAAESPDWELDLETGLAKPSTYYFGEDDLDHHVRAAESCPAKKGRGVIHVIDRRTDEEIAPDPHGDGRLSVDW; via the coding sequence ATGAGTGAACGAGACGATTCGGGCGGTTCTGAGATGGGCAAGAACGATGACGATGACGATGTAACCCGGCCAAGCGACGTCGGTGGCAGCGACGCACCGCCGGTCGACGCCAAGCCGTACAAGATAATCTTCGAGGCCAACCGGTGTTTCGGTGCCGGGAAGTGTGCCGCTGAATCGCCGGACTGGGAGCTAGATCTCGAAACCGGCCTGGCCAAGCCCAGTACCTACTATTTCGGGGAAGACGACCTCGATCATCACGTCCGGGCCGCCGAGAGTTGCCCGGCGAAGAAGGGCCGCGGCGTCATCCACGTGATCGATCGACGGACGGACGAGGAGATCGCGCCCGATCCACACGGCGACGGCCGACTCAGCGTCGACTGGTAA
- a CDS encoding CbiX/SirB N-terminal domain-containing protein, whose translation MTEQALVVAAHGSHRNPDSALPTLSHAETIRDRGCFDQVRTAFWKESPSFRDVLRTIDAERAYVVPLFVSQGYFVDQVLPREFDLGIDDLAGEPTAPEMVYTDPVGTHSAMTDVVAARARRYLDDVPEGDAALAVVGHGTERNPKSAKAVYDHVEALREQTDFAEVGALFMDEAPAVEDILDEFTADDIAVVPLFIADGFHTRDEIPELLGITDDPRSGYPVPGTVDGRRIWYTSAVGTDRLVPDVILERAGDAGADLDRDVEQDQPVRPDAAEAFLSWLDAAPADGDRRRREWGDLLVSVADGAYELRHRDDRDASRATLTEQEPETFRWYARTDGEGRFRPFAGERSLPTGWVLPDLDATGLLRAVAAVYPAAIETWADDPDPVAFRDVAARQTGMYAGVSELSSTELDDLTTAVCGNCAKQRKWDEDGEGGAERLSADAVEGSEPPADGGESELPCREPCSFLIAAAREVRSGDEFDEQPLDQPETDVPPGDLSQPSNRYRIRYREVRGVTPSSQESP comes from the coding sequence ATGACCGAACAGGCCCTCGTCGTTGCGGCACACGGATCCCATCGGAACCCCGACTCCGCACTCCCGACGCTGTCCCACGCCGAGACCATCCGCGACCGCGGGTGTTTCGACCAGGTCCGGACGGCCTTCTGGAAGGAATCGCCGAGCTTCCGTGACGTCCTGCGAACCATCGACGCCGAGCGGGCCTACGTCGTCCCGCTGTTCGTCAGCCAGGGCTACTTCGTCGATCAGGTCCTCCCACGGGAGTTCGACCTCGGGATTGACGACCTGGCCGGCGAGCCAACCGCCCCCGAGATGGTCTACACCGACCCTGTCGGAACACACTCGGCCATGACCGACGTCGTCGCGGCCCGCGCCCGCCGGTACCTCGACGACGTCCCCGAGGGGGACGCCGCGCTCGCGGTGGTCGGCCACGGCACCGAGCGGAATCCGAAAAGCGCCAAGGCCGTCTACGACCACGTGGAGGCGCTCCGCGAGCAGACGGACTTCGCCGAGGTCGGCGCGTTGTTCATGGACGAGGCCCCGGCGGTCGAAGACATCCTCGATGAATTCACAGCCGACGACATCGCCGTCGTCCCGCTGTTCATCGCCGACGGCTTTCACACGCGCGACGAGATCCCCGAGTTGCTGGGGATCACCGACGATCCGCGGTCCGGGTATCCGGTCCCGGGAACGGTTGACGGTCGCCGGATCTGGTATACCTCGGCCGTCGGGACCGACCGCCTCGTGCCCGACGTCATTCTGGAACGAGCCGGCGACGCCGGGGCCGACCTGGACCGAGACGTCGAGCAGGACCAGCCCGTGCGGCCAGACGCGGCCGAGGCGTTCCTGTCGTGGCTCGACGCCGCCCCTGCCGACGGCGACCGCCGCCGGCGGGAGTGGGGTGACCTCCTCGTGAGTGTCGCGGATGGCGCGTACGAACTCCGTCACCGCGACGATCGCGACGCGTCCCGGGCGACACTCACCGAGCAAGAGCCCGAGACCTTCCGGTGGTACGCCCGCACCGACGGGGAGGGCCGATTCCGGCCGTTCGCCGGCGAGCGCTCGCTCCCGACGGGGTGGGTGCTCCCGGACCTGGACGCAACTGGACTGCTCCGGGCCGTCGCGGCGGTGTACCCGGCCGCTATCGAGACGTGGGCCGACGATCCCGACCCCGTGGCCTTCCGGGACGTCGCCGCCCGCCAGACCGGGATGTACGCCGGCGTCTCGGAGCTTTCGAGTACTGAACTCGACGACCTGACGACGGCGGTCTGTGGCAACTGCGCCAAACAGCGTAAGTGGGACGAGGACGGCGAGGGCGGCGCGGAGCGCCTGTCTGCCGACGCTGTGGAAGGGAGCGAGCCGCCAGCCGACGGTGGCGAGAGCGAACTTCCCTGCCGGGAACCGTGTTCGTTCTTGATCGCCGCGGCCAGAGAAGTGCGTTCGGGAGACGAATTTGACGAACAGCCACTCGATCAGCCCGAAACCGACGTTCCACCGGGCGATCTGAGCCAGCCGAGCAATCGCTACCGGATCCGGTACCGGGAAGTACGGGGAGTCACACCCTCCTCACAGGAGTCCCCATGA
- a CDS encoding helix-turn-helix domain-containing protein, which produces MSRTSNRADGAVVRDFLSVADLLEDPQLARLYAALARSGEATVQELMTDLDLAQGTAYAYVNRLVDAGVIETVRDEQPRTYAACDIDLTLTSSEDAQEYTITSALVDAVGRRETDDDIDTYIDRHGIDGLATALTYAVDRERGEVTHRTMADDLDMSPLAAEIILQALRPVVVEYFDGI; this is translated from the coding sequence ATGTCACGGACGTCAAACCGGGCCGACGGAGCCGTCGTTCGGGATTTCCTCTCGGTCGCGGACCTGCTGGAGGACCCACAGCTGGCCCGGCTGTACGCCGCCCTGGCCCGTTCGGGCGAGGCGACAGTTCAGGAACTGATGACCGACCTCGATCTGGCACAGGGGACGGCGTACGCCTACGTGAACCGCCTCGTCGACGCCGGCGTCATCGAGACGGTTCGTGACGAACAGCCACGGACGTACGCAGCCTGTGACATCGATCTGACGCTCACCAGCAGTGAGGACGCCCAGGAATACACCATCACGTCCGCGCTCGTCGACGCCGTCGGTCGCCGCGAGACCGACGACGACATCGATACGTACATCGACCGTCACGGGATCGACGGACTCGCGACGGCACTCACCTACGCGGTGGACAGAGAACGCGGAGAAGTGACCCACCGCACGATGGCCGATGATCTGGACATGTCACCGCTTGCGGCCGAGATCATCCTCCAAGCGCTCCGCCCAGTCGTTGTCGAATACTTCGACGGAATATAG
- a CDS encoding DUF6360 family protein, giving the protein MADRVLKVNAFTTFDLLAGSVEGHGFAEEAFATLNVRTARENPEDVTLELELDNVELDSVPAHADRVTLSAAEARELAAELEAAAKRIESEDES; this is encoded by the coding sequence ATGGCCGATCGCGTGCTGAAGGTCAACGCCTTCACGACGTTCGACCTCCTTGCGGGGAGCGTGGAGGGACACGGCTTCGCGGAGGAGGCCTTCGCCACGCTGAACGTCCGGACCGCCCGGGAGAACCCCGAAGACGTCACGCTCGAACTCGAACTCGACAACGTCGAACTCGACTCGGTGCCGGCTCACGCCGACCGCGTGACGCTCTCGGCCGCGGAGGCCAGAGAACTCGCGGCCGAGCTGGAGGCGGCGGCGAAACGTATCGAGAGCGAGGACGAATCATGA